The following is a genomic window from Terriglobia bacterium.
ACAGCCGAGACGGAAGCTTCAGAGTTCGACAACATTTACAAGCTGCAGGTGGTGGTGATTCCCACCAACCGCGCTTTGCTGCGCAAAGAGAATCCGGATGTTGTCTATCGCACGGAGAAAGAAAAATATTACGCCGTGGCAGACGAGATCCAGAAGATTGCGGTGGAAGGCAGACCGGTGCTGGTGGGAACTACGTCGATTGAAAAGTCTGAGCGCATCTCTGACCTGCTGAAAAAGAAAAACGTGAAGCATGTGGTGTTGAATGCCAAGTTTCACGAGAAAGAAGCTGAGATTGTGGCGCAAGCGGGCCGCATGAACCAGGTAACGATTGCCACGAACATGGCGGGCCGCGGCACCGATATTCTGCTGGGCGGCAATGCCGAATTTATGGCGCGCCAGGAGATGGTGAAAAAAGGCATTGCGCAGCAACTGCGCACCGCCGGCGGCGAAGTTGTGCTGGAGCAGGACACGGCTGAAAATATTGTCTTCTATTACAACGGGCAGGAATATAAGTGTCCGGCGGACAAGTGGAACGAAACTTTTAACAAGTACAAAAAAGAAACTGACGCGGAGCATGACAAAGTAGTGAGCGTTGGCGGGTTGCATATTCTGGGCACGGAACGCCACGAGGCGCGGCGCATTGATAACCAGCTGCGCGGGCGCGCGGGACGCCAGGGCGATCCGGGGTCGTCGCGATTTTACCTGTCACTGGAAGACGATCTGATGCGCATCTTTGCCAAGCAGTGGGTCTCAACGCTGCTGCAGCGCCTGGGCATGGAAGAAGGTGTGCCGATTGAATCGAAGATGATTTCCAAGCGCATTGAAGCGGCGCAAAAAGCGGTGGAAGCGCAGAATTTTGAGTCGCGCAAACACGTGCTGGAATATGACGACGTGATGAACAAACAGCGCGTGGCCGTGTATGGCCTGCGCAAGGAATTGCTGTCCGGCATCGACCAGAAAGACCTGATTCTGGAAGATTACGTTGCCGCGATGGTGGGCGAAGCGCTGGATAAGTTTGCGCCGCGCAATGTTCATGCCGATCAGTGGGACGTGGAAGGGCTGAACAAATATTTGATCGAGCAGTTTGGCCTGGAGATGGAGAAACAAGGCATTGACGCCGGGCAGCTGAATCGTCAGGAACTGGGCGACCAGATTTTTGAGAAGCTGAAAGAACTGTACGACGCCAAGGAAAAAACAATTGGCGCCGACGCGATGCGATATCACGAACGCATGATCATGCTGAGCGTGCTGGACACGCTGTGGAAAGACCATTTGCTCAACATGGACCATTTGAAAGAAGGAATCGGGCTGCGAGGTTATGGACAGCACGATCCGCTGGTGGAGTACAAGCGCGAATCGTTCGACATGTTTGAAGAGATGATGCAGAAGTCGCAGCAGGACGCGGTGCGGTACCTCTTCCACATGCAGATCATGGATGCGCCCACGACGCAGGCAGCGGTGGCGGTGGATGAGTCGAACGGCGATCAGCCGCAGCAGCAATTGCCTCCGCCGCCGAGGAAACGCGCGTCGACATCGATGGATGATCTGGAAGCACAGTTCCAACGTCGCAAGAAGAAAGAGCTGGAGCAGGCACGCATGGCAGGATCAAACGGATCAACCGCGCCGCAGCAAGTCGTGCGCGGGCAAGCGAAGGTCGGCAGGAATGATCCTTGCCCGTGTGGGTCAGGCAAGAAATACAAGAAGTGTCACGGAGCAGGAACGACGGCGTAAGTTGAGATTTAGATTAGCTGTGCGAATTGTGTTAGCGGCGCAACTTTTGCTATCGGCGGAAAATTGTTGAGCTGCGCGAGTAGTGTTATCGGCGGAAAATTGTTGAGCTGTGCCGACATCCCTGAAGGCCGAGGCGGAGCGCTTGGACGCTCCGGGCGGCTAGACTTGGCGCATCCGTATAACAGGCCGACGATTACCAGAGCAAGAAATGCGGTCAAAGAAATGGCTACAAAAAAATTTCGATTGAATTGACCGGTTTGTTCTGAATCACTACGCTCTTTCATGCATTATTAGATGCGGCACAGGAGAAATGAGAAAGCTGCTGGTGCGCTGCTCACAGCCAGCGGCAGACTTCTTCACAAAAAAAGAAGTGCAAGCCCATGCTTGCACCTCTTTCTAGATTTGAACTCTTTAGCGATTGCCGCGATCTCCACCGCCGCCACGGGGACCGCGATCGCCCCCGCCTCTCGGCCCCCGGCCACCGCCAGAACCTCCCCTACGGTGCCGGCCACCACGCCCTCCACGATCCCCGCCTCCACCGTGCGGACGATCGCCTCTTGGACGTTCCGGCCTTCCCGCAGCAACGGTTTCACGGTTTGCGTCTTCGCGATTAAAGTTCGGCTCGCCGCCTTCATCGTCGTTGAAGTCGCCGCCGCCTTCGAAGGTAATAGTCTCTTCACCTTCGCCGCGTGGCTGAGCAGGCGGACGCTCACTGCGTCTCCCACCTTCTCCGCCCGAACCCTCACCTGACGGCCCGCCTTCTCCGCCCGAACCTTCACCTGATGCTCCGCCCTCACCGCCGCCCATCTTTGCGCGCTGCTCGCGAAGGATCGCCTTGCGGCTCAGCTTGATGCGATTGCCTTCAATCCCTAGGACTTTGACCAGCACCTGGTCACCTTCCTTGAGTTCGTCTTTCACTTCCTTTACTCGATGTTCAGCAATTTCGCTGATATGCAGCAGACCATCGGTTCCGGGAATGATTTCGACGAACGCGCCAAACTCGGCGAGCCGCACGACTTTGCCCAGGTACGTCTTGCCGACTTCCGGCACTGCCGTGAGATCGTTGATGCGCTGGATCGCGCGCTGCGCACTCGGTCCGTCATTCGACGCGACATTCACTCTGCCGCTATCGTCAACGTCAATCTTCACGCCGGTCTCTTCAATAATGCTGCGGATCATCTTTCCGCCCGGCCCAATCAGGTCGCGAATCTTGTCCACTGGAATCTGCAGCGTGTAAATGCGCGGCGCAAAGCTGGAAATATTTTCGCGTCCAGTGGTGATGGTGCCTTCCATCTTGTCCAGGATGTACAAGCGCCCGCGCTTTGCCTGCTCCAGCGCCTCATGCATGATCTTGGACGTAATGCCCATGACCTTAATGTCCATCTGCAGCGCAGTAATTCCCTTGCGTGTTCCGGCGACTTTGAAATCCATATCGCCGTAATGGTCTTCTGCGCCGGCAATGTCCGTCAGGATGGCATAGGAGTCTTCTTCCTTCACCAATCCCATGGCCACGCCCGCCACAGCCGACGATAGCGGCACTCCAGCATCCATCAATGAGAGCGAAGCGCCGCAAACCGTCGCCATTGACGATGATCCGTTCGATTCCAGAATGTCTGAAACCACGCGCATCGTGTAAGGCCAGTTTTCGACGTCAGGCAGCACGGCAAGAAGCGCGCGCTCTGCCAGCGCTCCGTGGCCAATTTCACGACGGCCAACACCCGTCATGCGGCCCACTTCACCCACTGAAAAAGGCGGGAAGTTGTAATGCAGCATAAAGCGCTTTTTGGTCTCGCCTTCAAAGCGCTCAATGCGTTGTGCGTCGTC
Proteins encoded in this region:
- the secA gene encoding preprotein translocase subunit SecA — its product is MIGKTLAKVFGTSNEREIKRMRPQIDQINALEAQMKQLTDEQLRAKTAEFQARIKERTQEADTEIARLSAEMKTAPDQDIRGQIEEWTKRRIEARNQALDEILPEAFAVAREGGRRVLNMRHFDVQLIGGMVLHQGKIAEMKTGEGKTLVATLPVYLNALSGDGVHVVTVNDYLAKRDSEWMGKLYRFLGLSVGVIVHDLDDDERREAYAADVTYGTNNEFGFDYLRDNMKFDLAECVQRGHNFGIVDEVDSILIDEARTPLIISGQSDESTDKYEKANRVVPNLVKGEEIEKPPGEPKEYTGDFVVDEKHKNTMITDEGWDKVERLLGIDNISDPENWAMKHHVETAVKAHAMYRKDVEYVVKEGEVLIVDEFTGRLMPGRRWSDGLHQAIEAKEGVKVERESQTLATITFQNYFRMYKKLAGMTGTAETEASEFDNIYKLQVVVIPTNRALLRKENPDVVYRTEKEKYYAVADEIQKIAVEGRPVLVGTTSIEKSERISDLLKKKNVKHVVLNAKFHEKEAEIVAQAGRMNQVTIATNMAGRGTDILLGGNAEFMARQEMVKKGIAQQLRTAGGEVVLEQDTAENIVFYYNGQEYKCPADKWNETFNKYKKETDAEHDKVVSVGGLHILGTERHEARRIDNQLRGRAGRQGDPGSSRFYLSLEDDLMRIFAKQWVSTLLQRLGMEEGVPIESKMISKRIEAAQKAVEAQNFESRKHVLEYDDVMNKQRVAVYGLRKELLSGIDQKDLILEDYVAAMVGEALDKFAPRNVHADQWDVEGLNKYLIEQFGLEMEKQGIDAGQLNRQELGDQIFEKLKELYDAKEKTIGADAMRYHERMIMLSVLDTLWKDHLLNMDHLKEGIGLRGYGQHDPLVEYKRESFDMFEEMMQKSQQDAVRYLFHMQIMDAPTTQAAVAVDESNGDQPQQQLPPPPRKRASTSMDDLEAQFQRRKKKELEQARMAGSNGSTAPQQVVRGQAKVGRNDPCPCGSGKKYKKCHGAGTTA
- the pnp gene encoding polyribonucleotide nucleotidyltransferase; this translates as MKQTATVELAGGKTLQIETGHLAKQAQGSAIVRQGDNVVLGTACASPDPREGIDFFPLTVDYREYTYAGGRIPGGFIKREGRPQERETLTARQIDRPIRPLFPEGFRNETQVIALVLSADTENDPDVLAINAASAALTLSEIPFHGPVGAVRIGLVNDQMIVNPTYEEMRDSLLNIMVVGTAEGIVMVESGAKEVSEEQVLNAIEFAHEQIKKICAALTDLAAKNGKKKLEVTAPEFDQKYYDQLMKKVGKELTDALDTAKHPKHESYEKVREIKKALKAELPEDDKEAAAKLSKYYEALRERIFREQVTKDRKRPDSRAFDQIRDIWIEVGVLPRTHGSAVFTRGETQALVTTTLGTPDDAQRIERFEGETKKRFMLHYNFPPFSVGEVGRMTGVGRREIGHGALAERALLAVLPDVENWPYTMRVVSDILESNGSSSMATVCGASLSLMDAGVPLSSAVAGVAMGLVKEEDSYAILTDIAGAEDHYGDMDFKVAGTRKGITALQMDIKVMGITSKIMHEALEQAKRGRLYILDKMEGTITTGRENISSFAPRIYTLQIPVDKIRDLIGPGGKMIRSIIEETGVKIDVDDSGRVNVASNDGPSAQRAIQRINDLTAVPEVGKTYLGKVVRLAEFGAFVEIIPGTDGLLHISEIAEHRVKEVKDELKEGDQVLVKVLGIEGNRIKLSRKAILREQRAKMGGGEGGASGEGSGGEGGPSGEGSGGEGGRRSERPPAQPRGEGEETITFEGGGDFNDDEGGEPNFNREDANRETVAAGRPERPRGDRPHGGGGDRGGRGGRHRRGGSGGGRGPRGGGDRGPRGGGGDRGNR